A genomic stretch from Hoplias malabaricus isolate fHopMal1 chromosome 4, fHopMal1.hap1, whole genome shotgun sequence includes:
- the lyrm5a gene encoding LYR motif-containing protein 5A produces the protein MKMSNPLRGEVVRLYKNLLYLGREYPKGTVYFRERLKAAFMKNKDETDPEKIQKLIDRGEFVIKELEAMYFLRKYRAMKKRYYDPEQ, from the exons ATGAAGATGAGCAACCCACTGAGAGGAGAAGTTGTCAGATTGTACAAAAAT CTTCTGTATCTTGGAAGGGAATACCCAAAAGGCACCGTGTACTTCAGAGAGCGCCTAAAAGCAGCTTTTATGAAGAACAAAGATGAGACAGACCCTGAGAAGATTCAAAAGCTGATTGATCGAGGGGAGTTTGTGATTAAAGAACTTGAGGCCATGTATTTCCTTAGAAAATACAGAGCCATGAAGAAGCGCTATTATGACCCAGAGCAATGA
- the tmem209 gene encoding transmembrane protein 209, with amino-acid sequence MTPSREAMPSLIDKTMRMRREEQERQVVLAWAVLNVSLAGMIYTEMSGKLLSRYYNITYWPIWYIELALATLFSLNAIFDFWKYFKYTMAPSTIAITPEQHCLLGLRNSGIQASPPQKSEKKETPVPSQSSPFQGQNVLSFSPARPPSTSPKFSPSCVSGYSPSLSSPSSPGSAGPFSPSVAFGKVLNYSPSTSSPQYPSSLGPVEGTSLRARYRTPPSVFSSPGGKEDYMDDLKSLEKFLRSEEEKSHRSQLGSPESASPSHSPTFWNYNRSVGDYSQSLRKFQYQPACRSQAPSAHKDETELGSKQAAEEVWARITTSRVVTDSIDSWTAKLRNWINDTILVHLVKEIDSINSQLRRMGCPELQIGEASISSLKQAAVVKASAIPTLNSIVQYLDITPNQEYLVERIKELAHSGCMSSFRWNGGGSLKNRKWDTDLPTDSAILMHILCTYLDSRLPPHPKYPDGKTFTSQHFIQTPHKPDLLNENLFCIHQSSTNPPHYQLVYQGHIYSLPKGRNNLFHTVLMFLFIIKTKESGMLGRVNLGLSGVNILWIFGD; translated from the exons ATGACACCAAGCCGAGAAGCCATGCCCTCTCTCATCGACAAGacgatgaggatgaggagggaggagcaggagaggcaGGTTGTCCTTGCCTGGGCAGTTCTAAATGTGTCTCTTGCTGGCAtgatttacacagaaat GTCTGGAAAGCTGCTTAGTAGATACTATAACATAACATACTGGCCTATCTGGTATATTG AACTGGCCCTGGCTACCCTGTTCAGCCTCAATGCAATCTTTGACTTCTGGAAGTACTTTAAGTACACCATGGCTCCGTCTACGATCGCTATCACTCCAGAGCAACATTGCCTTTTGGGTCTCCGGAACTCAG GAATTCAGGCCTCTCCACCCCAGAAGTCAGAGAAGAAGGAGACTCCAGTGCCATCCCAATCCTCTCCATTTCAGGGACAAAATGTGCTGAGTTTTAGCCCTGCTCGGCCTCCCAGCACCAGCCCAAAGTTCTCCCCAAGCTGTGTGTCTGGATACAGTCCGTCTCTAAGCAGCCCCTCCTCGCCAGGGAGTGCAGGACCCTTTTCTCCATCTGTGGCTTTTGGCAAA GTGCTGAACTACAGCCCATCTACCAGCTCCCCTCAGTACCCCAGTAGCCTTGGCCCAGTAGAGGGAACAAGTCTTCGAGCACGCTACAGGACCCCCCCTTCAGTCTTCAGCTCTCCAGGCGGCAAAGAAGATTACATGGATGACCTTAAAAGTCTAGAGAAGTTCCTTCGCTCGGAGGAAGAGAAGAGCCATCGGAGTCAACTTG GGAGTCCAGAATCAGCATctccctcacacagtccaaCGTTCTGGAATTACAACCGTTCTGTCGGCGACTATTCCCAGAGTCTGCGGAAGTTTCAGTACCAGCCAGCCTGCCGTTCACAGGCACCATCTGCCCACAAAGATGAAACTGAGTTGGGCTCCAAACAAGCTGCTGAGGAG GTTTGGGCACGCATCACAACGAGTCGTGTAGTTACTGACAGCATCGACAGCTGGACTGCCAAACTGAGAAAT TGGATAAATGACACTATTTTGGTGCATCTAGTGAAGGAGATAGATTCCATTAATAGTCAACTCAGAAGAATGGGCTGCCCTGAACTCCAGATAGGAG AGGCCAGTATCAGCAGTCTCAAACAGGCCGCTGTAGTCAAAGCTTCTGCAATCCCTACTCTCAATTCCATAGTTCAGTACTTGGACATCACTCCTAACCAGGAGTACCTAGTAGAGAGAATCAAAG AGCTGGCCCACAGTGGCTGCATGAGCTCCTTTCGCTGGAATGGGGGAGGAAGTCTGAAGAACCGCAAGTGGGACACAGACCTCCCAACGGACTCTGCT atTCTGATGCATATTCTGTGTACATACCTGGACTCTAGGCTTCCACCCCACCCAAAATACCCAGATGGGAAAACATTTACTTCTCAGCATTTTATACAGACACCACACAAACCAG ATCTTTTGAATGAGAACCTGTTCTGCATCCACCAAAGCAGCACCAACCCACCTCACTATCAGCTGGTCTATCAGGGCCATATTTACAGTCTACCCAAG GGCAGAAATAACTTGTTCCACACAGTCCTTATGTTCCTTTTCATCATCAAAACCAAGGAGTCTGGGATGCTGGG GAGAGTTAATCTGGGGCTTTCAGGAGTGAACATTCTTTGGATATTTGGGGACTGA